A genomic window from Bemisia tabaci unplaced genomic scaffold, PGI_BMITA_v3 includes:
- the LOC109043279 gene encoding uncharacterized protein codes for MYNLNVPSTGGDGALALPQSGSQTPRTPEVLNTLMAVMNPLDAYTPTDPKLASSPPGDSEMGSGTGSGIGSATAHPIPVSSIQKTRSLLIKEGLKLTIQAKRGAMTPGSDSGSELVHEKPTPFLREDFTMDSIGSDEGDDGMSSIAGDAVLSLEDEERRRRRREKNKIAATKCRLKKRARTVKLEEESKLLENQNVDLKAEIEKLKSERQQLVEMLSGHQKHCKKNHRITTLTEEDFANDPEFISTDLGTNPFQPGDATLATTPMEPGKPEAVSHGPSTSAHAQYTMDYSAQEFPPSETVPVRQDYVYPGSEVYFSNPDIKPPIGIIPGANYYERSYNATTHPSFPAYSVATGVAAHGSPFAHSEYDSNVELMSPASTGTSGYTDYSTSDASNFSHFPVPCATSPPEEYPQSHPRYNCVYEINP; via the exons ATGTACAACCTGAACGTGCCTTCCACGGGGGGAGACGGGGCTCTCGCACTCCCCCAATCCGGGTCTCAAACCCCGCGCACCCCCGAAGTTCTCAATACCCTGATGGCTGTGATGAACCCCCTGGACGCCTACACCCCGACGGACCCGAAACTCGCCTCCTCTCCACCGGGTGATTCCGAAATGGGCTCCGGGACCGGTTCGGGTATCGGTTCCGCGACAGCGCATCCCATTCCTGTGTCGAGTATCCAAAAGACTCGATCTTTACTCATCAAAGAGGGGTTGAAGCTCACGATACAGGCGAAGCGGGGTGCGATGACGCCCGGATCGGATTCTGGTTCGGAACTGGTTCATGAAAAACCTACCCCCTTCCTGAGGGAGGATTTTACCATGGACTCGATCGGGTCCGATGAAGGAGATGATGGGATGTCTTCCATAGCTGGTGATGCG GTATTGTCTTTAGAAGACGAAGAACGGAGACGgagaaggagagaaaagaacaaaatcgCAGCGACGAAGTGCAGGCTGAAGAAGAGAGCACGAACCGTCAAGCTGGAGGAG GAATCAAAATTGCTGGAAAATCAAAACGTAGACCTGAAAGCGGAAATCGAGAAGCTGAAGTCGGAACGACAGCAGCTGGTCGAGATGCTTTCGGGACACCAGAAACACTGCAAGAAAAACCACCGAATCACCACTCTGACCGAGGAAGATTTCGCCAACGACCCGGAATTCATCTCAACGGACCTGGGGACGAACCCCTTCCAACCGGGAGACGCAACCCTCGCCACGACCCCTATGGAGCCCGGCAAACCCGAGGCCGTGAGCCACGGGCCCAGCAcctctgcgcatgcgcagtacaCGATGGACTACTCCGCGCAGGAGTTCCCGCCGTCCGAAACGGTGCCCGTGAGACAGGATTACGTCTATCCAGGCTCGGAAGTCTACTTCAGTAATCCTGATATCAAACCACCAATTGGCATCATTCCAG GCGCAAACTACTACGAGCGGAGCTACAACGCGACGACGCACCCGAGTTTCCCGGCGTACTCAGTGGCGACGGGAGTGGCGGCGCACGGTTCGCCGTTCGCCCACTCGGAGTACGACAGCAACGTGGAGCTCATGAGCCCGGCCAGCACCGGCACCTCCGGCTACACCGACTACTCCACCAGCGACGCCTCCAACTTCTCCCATTTCCCCGTCCCCTGCGCCACGTCCCCGCCCGAGGAGTACCCCCAATCCCACCCTAGGTACAACTGCGTCTACGAGATCAACCCATAG